The sequence TACTATTATTACTCTCTACGTAAAAATCTTAATTGTTCAAGAAAAAAGATATTAGAATTAAGAGAAAAGAAATTTAGAAAGATATTAAAATACGCCTATAGAAAAATACCTTTTTATAAGGATTTTTATGGATCTTACGGAATAAAAGAAAACATGCTGAAAGAGATTCCCATAAACGAATTACCAATGATCAATAAAAACCTTATAATTGATAATTTTAATAAGTTCTTTAAAGATAACCAAATCACTAAAAGCAAAGTGGAAGACTTTTTAAAAAATAATCCGAATCCAACTTCTTTACTTTTAAACAAGTACCATGTAATACACAGTTCTGGAACAACCGGAATGGTTGGATATTATTTGTATAGTGAAAGAGAATGGGATTTCATTAAAGCTATTTCAACAAGGATGTTTTCAAATTTTACTCTCAAAAGAAAGAAATATGCCTTTATAGGCGCAGTTGATGGACATTATGCTGCCATAAGTTTGTTCCTCTCTCCACTAAATCAACCTGAGAAGTTTTTCTATAAAGATTATATGGTAATGGATATAAACAAACCTATCAAAACCTACTTAAAAGAGCTTAACGATTTTCAACCTGACAATCTCACAGGGTATCCCTTTGGTATAAGATCCTTGGCACAGTTTCAAAATGAAGGTCTTTTGAATATCCACCCAGAAGTGATAGTTTGTGGTGGAGAACCTTTATTAAAAAATGTAAGACTGTTTTTAAAAGAGGCTTGGAAAGATGCTGAAATAGTGGATAGTTATGCAACTTCTGAGTCATTGGCGATGGGTGTTTACAGGGAAGATTTAAAAGGTATGTACATATACGATGATGCGGTTTACCTTGAAATTAAAGAAGATAGAACAATTTTGACAAACTTATATAATTACACCCAACCTATAATAAGATATGAATTAACAGATATCCTAAAAAAATCTAAAGATAGCGAAGGGGTATGGCCCTTTACAAAGATCGAACAAGTTATTGGAAGAAATGAGTTAATTCCATTTTTTATAAATGAAAACGGTGAAAAAGATTTCATTCATCCAATCGTTATAGCTGAATTTTTTGTCAAAGGAGTGACTAAGTTTCAATTCGTCCAAAAGAATCACTCATCTTTTGTCTTTAAAATAGTCGTTTCACAAAAAGAGCGTTCAGATAAAATTTTAGAAGAAGTTAGAAACAAACTTACCAATATCCTAGAGAAGAAAAAAATGCAAAACGTCCATTTTGATGTAAAAATCGTGGAAGATATCAAGCCAGATGAAAAGACCGGAAAATATAAATTAATTTTAATTGAGTGAAAAATCAAAAGAAAAGAAGGTGTTTCACATGGCAAATTTATACTTAATAGACGGCTCAGGAATAGCATATAGAGCCTTTTTTGCGTTGGGAGACTGGATGAACACTTCTGATGGTTTGCCAACAAACGCCATCTACGGAGTAGCTCGAATGCTTTTAAAGTTACTCAAAGAATACGTTAAAAAAGGCGAAGATTCAATAATATTTGTTATGGACAAAAAAACCACTACTTATAGAAACGAATTATTAAAAACCTATAAGGCCCAAAGACCAGAAACACCTGAAAAATATATACAACAGATCCCATACATATACGAACTGGTGGAAAAATTGGGCGTAAAATTAGTTGCTATGGATAATTATGAAGCCGACGATGTCATAGCCACAATAGTTTCAAAAAAGAAAAGAAACTACGATAATGTTTATATAATCACATCGGATAAAGATATGATGCAACTTGTTAAGGATAACGTATATATCTTAAGACCAGAACAAGGAATAACAGAAATGGTAAAATACGATGCACACGAAGTGGAAAAAAAGATGGGGGTTCCTCCAGAAAAAATCGCTGATTTGCTAGCTTTAATGGGGGATAGTTCCGACAACATTCCTGGAGTAAAAGGCATTGGAATAAAAACGGCTCAAAAATTATTGCAGGATTACAAGGATTTAGATGATCTGTATCAACATTTGGATGAGATAAAAGGTTCTACAAAAAACAAACTAAAAAACGAAAAAGAAACCGCATATCTGAGTAAAAAATTAGTCCAATTGATGGTAGACGCACCAATAGAAGAAATATTTGAAGATAAAGAAATTATATATCAAGGATTCAGAGACGATTTACGAGATTTTCTCAAAAAATTGGAGTTTAATTCAATATTGAAAGAGTTAGATGTACCTGATAAATCAAGTAACTCAGCTAAAGCGGCAACAAAAACAAAAGCAGAAAAAAAAGACTACTCAGCAAAAGGCAAGTATTACGAATATAACGCACAAAATTACAAAGAACTATTAAAAACCTTAGAGAAATATGAAATAATATCTTTTGACCTTGAAACTTCTTCCCTTGATCCATATCAAGCAGATATAGTGGGAATCGCTTTAAGCTGCAACCCGTTTGAAGGATATTTTTTGTATCTATACAAAGAAAAAGATAGATGGGAAATAGCTAAGGAGATAGTCAATCTTTTAAACAATAAAAAGGTCATTGGCCAAAATTTAAAGTACGATATGACGGTTTTGAAAGTAAACGGAATTGAATTAAGTAAAGTATATTTTGACAGTATGATAGCTGCTTATTTGTTAAACCCGGATAGCAGAAGGTTCAATATGGATGATCTT is a genomic window of Petrotoga mexicana DSM 14811 containing:
- a CDS encoding phenylacetate--CoA ligase family protein gives rise to the protein MSFLRTVYYYYSLRKNLNCSRKKILELREKKFRKILKYAYRKIPFYKDFYGSYGIKENMLKEIPINELPMINKNLIIDNFNKFFKDNQITKSKVEDFLKNNPNPTSLLLNKYHVIHSSGTTGMVGYYLYSEREWDFIKAISTRMFSNFTLKRKKYAFIGAVDGHYAAISLFLSPLNQPEKFFYKDYMVMDINKPIKTYLKELNDFQPDNLTGYPFGIRSLAQFQNEGLLNIHPEVIVCGGEPLLKNVRLFLKEAWKDAEIVDSYATSESLAMGVYREDLKGMYIYDDAVYLEIKEDRTILTNLYNYTQPIIRYELTDILKKSKDSEGVWPFTKIEQVIGRNELIPFFINENGEKDFIHPIVIAEFFVKGVTKFQFVQKNHSSFVFKIVVSQKERSDKILEEVRNKLTNILEKKKMQNVHFDVKIVEDIKPDEKTGKYKLILIE